ACTCGTCCTCGGTCAGGTTGCCGACGCCGCGCTTGGCGCTGCCGACCGCCTCGTTGGCGAGGCCCTTGAGCCGGTCGACCGCACCCGCCGTCGTCGGCGTGTCGTCGGCGAGGGCAGGCCCCACGGAAGCGAGGGCGAGCCCCAGGAAGGCGCCACGGAGCGCCGAGATGCGGATGCTGCTCATGCGGGAAATCCCGACAGTTTCAGGGGAGCGCGGTCATACCGGCCGCAACCGCCCGGGCAATGATGCGGCTGCACCAGATCGGGCTGCCGGATACCGGTAGAGGGCCGACCGGTCCGTCGCCAGCCGGTCCATGGCCGGATTCCCGCCGCGGGCCGAGCGGTCGCGTCACGCCTTCGTGTCGATCAGCTGCGCGACCCGGCGCAACGCCAGCAAGTATCCTTGCGTGCCGAG
This sequence is a window from Methylobacterium sp. SyP6R. Protein-coding genes within it:
- a CDS encoding CsbD family protein, with protein sequence MSSIRISALRGAFLGLALASVGPALADDTPTTAGAVDRLKGLANEAVGSAKRGVGNLTEDESLKAEGREQKLRGQAQQERGKAKDVIENALDK